TGCCGATCGTGTCGCACGCCGCATTTCGGCGATTGTCCGCCCGGACGGATCAGCGTTGACCTGCAGCATCGGCCTGTCGTCGGCGAATGACGGCTTCACGACGATTGACGATGTCCTCCACGAGGCCGATCGCGCGATGTATCTGGCAAAGTCCCAGCGGGCCAGATCGCGTGGCATCGTCAGCAATGACGCTCCAGCCCTGCGACTCCTTGCTCCGCCTGATCAATCTGCGGAAGCCTCCGCCTTCGACGCGTGACGCATTCCTCGCGCAGCCAGCATCTATATTTGCGGCGAAGTTCTTGCTAATCTAGCGGTGGACATTGCCAGGATCGGTAACCGGTGCCCCTCCGACATGTCCGGATGGTGAAAGGGGGCCATCAGTGTGCGCTCGCACGTTGACCACACGTCGTCTGATGTTTCTGGCTGGAATGCTGCTCGGCGCTCTTGTGCTGAGTGGATGTGGCTGGAACTCGGTGCTCGTTGAGGAGACGCCGACGGCGAACAATGAGCTCACAATCGAGCTGACCGATACGTCCATCACACCGACGCACCTCCAGGCGCTCAAGGGTGATGTGACCTTTAACGTGACCAACAATGGCACTAAGGTACACAATCTCGCAGTGACGATGGGCAAGGATGAGTTCGAATCAGCCGAAATTGCCCCAGGTGCTACCGAGACATGGACGCTGCACTTCCCGCGAACCGGGCAGTACGCGCTCTTCTCCAACCTCGCCGATGACCACGACGCAGGTATGGAGACAATGGTGCTGATTACGACTGAGTAATCGCGCAACCACTTTGACTGGCCGGGGCGATCGTCGCCGGCGGCGGAGCAGCCGCCGCGATGATCGCCCCGTTTTGCTGCCCGTCACAACATTGGTACGTTCGGCGTCAGTCTGTTGCGTGTCTGCAACTGCCTGTTGCGTAGGATGGATGAGAAAGGAGGCAATGATGCAACAGGACCCCAGGCGGAACGACACTGGCAAGCAGGGCTTGAGCATGACCTATGGATTGGTCTTTGGCGCAGCACTTGGCTTGCTCCTGAGCGTGGTCTTTGACTTCAATCTCGCCTATGGTCTCGTCATTGGAACTGCCGCTGGAATGCTTATTGGCCTGTTCGTAGACCATCGTCGGATCTAGACGCCGCTTGGACGATTCGCCGCGATCTGCGGCATCGCATCCGCCATCGCGCGCGCGATGCCGAGCAGACGTGATTCGCTCCAGCGCGCTCCGACCAGTTGCACCCCAATCGGCAGGCCGTCTGGCGCGAACCCGACCGGCAGC
This is a stretch of genomic DNA from Thermomicrobiales bacterium. It encodes these proteins:
- a CDS encoding cupredoxin domain-containing protein — protein: MTTRRLMFLAGMLLGALVLSGCGWNSVLVEETPTANNELTIELTDTSITPTHLQALKGDVTFNVTNNGTKVHNLAVTMGKDEFESAEIAPGATETWTLHFPRTGQYALFSNLADDHDAGMETMVLITTE